In a genomic window of Pleomorphomonas sp. T1.2MG-36:
- a CDS encoding CCA tRNA nucleotidyltransferase yields MSLPASIAGAPFLDDPAFRRVIAAIEMDGDRARVVGGAVRNTLIGAPVDDVDIATTAKPEVVASRATAAGLKAVPTGIAHGTVTVVSSGRPFEVTTLRTDVETNGRHAVVAFTRDWASDAGRRDFTMNAIYADADGCLHDPVGGIVDALAGRVRFIGDPAERIEEDYLRILRFFRFHARYGRGALDPAGLEAAVALQDGIERLSRERIGTEMRKLVTAGGAVAALSIMDETGILARILPGGSVLARLATMIGLSERYGVPLGLEARFAGLAADRQALAGALRLSGREDKRIEAIVHWGDRLAARMDEATVRLVVVRAGNEVASAALLFAAAERGCDPKTDLALVARDFRPPESPVTAARLMAEGYAPGPALGAELRRREAAWIAAGCPAEFKLAP; encoded by the coding sequence ATGAGCCTTCCCGCCTCGATCGCCGGCGCGCCGTTTCTGGATGATCCCGCCTTCCGGCGCGTGATCGCCGCGATCGAGATGGACGGCGATCGGGCTCGCGTCGTGGGTGGGGCGGTTCGCAACACCCTGATTGGCGCGCCCGTCGACGATGTCGATATAGCGACCACCGCCAAGCCCGAAGTGGTCGCCTCCAGGGCGACGGCCGCCGGTCTCAAGGCGGTGCCGACCGGGATCGCACACGGTACCGTGACGGTCGTTTCGTCCGGACGGCCGTTCGAGGTGACGACGCTCAGGACCGATGTCGAAACCAACGGCCGGCATGCCGTCGTCGCCTTCACTCGTGACTGGGCCAGCGATGCCGGGCGACGCGATTTCACGATGAACGCCATCTATGCCGATGCCGACGGCTGTCTGCATGATCCGGTCGGCGGCATTGTCGATGCTCTTGCCGGACGCGTCCGCTTCATCGGCGATCCTGCCGAGCGAATCGAAGAGGACTATCTCCGCATCCTGCGTTTCTTTCGCTTCCATGCCCGCTATGGGCGTGGCGCCCTCGATCCAGCCGGGCTTGAAGCGGCCGTCGCCCTTCAGGATGGAATCGAGCGGCTGTCACGGGAGCGAATCGGTACGGAGATGCGCAAGCTGGTCACGGCCGGCGGCGCGGTGGCGGCTCTCTCCATCATGGACGAGACAGGCATTCTTGCTCGGATCCTGCCGGGTGGCAGTGTTCTGGCCCGTCTTGCGACCATGATCGGTTTGTCGGAGCGGTATGGCGTGCCACTCGGCCTTGAGGCGCGTTTCGCCGGGCTTGCCGCCGATCGGCAGGCGCTTGCCGGGGCGTTGCGCCTGTCGGGGCGGGAGGACAAGCGGATAGAGGCCATCGTTCATTGGGGCGATCGGCTCGCGGCTCGAATGGATGAGGCAACCGTTCGCCTCGTGGTGGTTCGCGCCGGCAATGAAGTGGCCTCCGCCGCGCTGCTCTTCGCCGCGGCCGAACGAGGATGCGATCCGAAGACCGATCTCGCTCTCGTCGCCCGCGATTTCCGCCCCCCGGAATCGCCGGTGACGGCCGCCCGTCTTATGGCGGAAGGCTATGCGCCGGGACCGGCGCTCGGTGCCGAACTGCGCCGCCGCGAGGCAGCCTGGATCGCCGCCGGCTGCCCGGCCGAGTTCAAACTCGCCCCTTGA
- a CDS encoding NUDIX hydrolase — protein MISEEVGPAEVLARAGRMRPLSTAGALLASGEGRVAASLMASTQPLRDAAVLIGLVGRQDAPGLDLIMIRRTEGLRVHSGEVALPGGKIEPDDASLVEAALREAEEEVGLDRSVVKPVGLLAPYPTPSGFRVFPVIGLVGGAPALVPNPGEVAEVFSVPLDFVLDPGNHREEYFEHASGRRHFFSLQYGRHRIWGVTGNILRRFYEEVFR, from the coding sequence GTGATCTCGGAGGAAGTGGGGCCGGCCGAAGTTCTTGCCCGGGCCGGCCGTATGAGGCCGCTCTCGACCGCCGGTGCGCTACTCGCTTCCGGCGAGGGAAGGGTGGCCGCCAGTCTGATGGCCTCCACCCAGCCGCTGCGTGACGCCGCCGTTCTGATCGGCCTCGTCGGGCGGCAGGACGCTCCCGGCCTCGATCTCATAATGATCCGGCGGACCGAGGGGCTTCGTGTTCATTCCGGCGAGGTGGCACTGCCCGGCGGCAAGATCGAACCGGACGACGCGTCGCTCGTCGAGGCCGCCTTGCGCGAAGCGGAGGAAGAGGTCGGTCTCGATCGGTCGGTCGTCAAGCCTGTCGGCTTGCTCGCACCCTATCCGACGCCGTCCGGCTTTCGCGTCTTCCCGGTGATCGGCCTCGTCGGCGGCGCGCCGGCTCTGGTGCCCAACCCCGGGGAGGTGGCCGAGGTGTTCTCGGTGCCGCTCGATTTCGTACTCGACCCCGGCAACCACCGCGAGGAATACTTCGAACACGCGAGCGGACGCCGGCACTTTTTCTCGCTGCAATACGGCCGCCATCGCATCTGGGGCGTGACCGGCAATATCCTGCGTCGCTTTTACGAGGAAGTCTTCCGATGA
- a CDS encoding AAA family ATPase produces the protein MDAEIKTAHDAVAEADAAFARLSAVRAAIARVIFGQEAAVEAALVTLLSGGHGLIVGVPGLAKTKLVETLAVVLGLSERRIQFTPDLMPSDILGSEVLDQAADGSRSFRFIHGPVFAQLVMADEINRASPRTQSALLQAMQEHHVTVAGVRHDLPAPFHVLATQNPLEQEGTYPLPEAQLDRFLLEIDLDYPDRDTERRILIETTGHAEATAERLLADGELQALQALVRRMPVGERIVEAILDLVRSARPGADLVPEAARDIAWGPGPRAAQSLMLAVRARALMTGRYAPSLDDVAALAVPVLKHRMALTFEARARRRAVAEVIGLILAKVI, from the coding sequence ATGGACGCAGAGATCAAGACGGCACACGACGCCGTTGCCGAGGCGGATGCCGCCTTCGCGCGGCTTTCGGCCGTGCGCGCCGCCATCGCCCGCGTCATCTTCGGACAGGAGGCGGCCGTCGAGGCGGCTTTGGTGACGTTGCTCTCCGGCGGCCACGGCCTGATCGTCGGCGTGCCCGGCCTTGCCAAGACCAAGCTGGTCGAAACGCTTGCCGTCGTCCTCGGTCTCAGCGAGCGGCGCATCCAGTTCACGCCCGATCTGATGCCCTCCGACATTCTTGGCTCGGAAGTGCTGGATCAGGCGGCCGATGGCAGTCGTTCCTTCCGCTTCATTCATGGGCCGGTGTTCGCCCAGCTCGTCATGGCCGACGAGATCAACCGCGCCTCCCCGCGCACCCAATCCGCTCTCCTGCAGGCCATGCAGGAGCATCACGTCACCGTCGCCGGTGTCCGCCACGACCTTCCCGCACCGTTCCACGTTCTGGCGACGCAGAACCCGCTGGAACAGGAAGGCACCTATCCGCTGCCCGAAGCGCAGCTCGACCGCTTCCTGCTGGAGATCGACCTCGATTATCCGGACCGCGACACCGAGCGCCGCATTCTCATAGAGACCACGGGCCACGCCGAAGCGACGGCCGAACGATTGCTCGCCGACGGCGAACTGCAGGCGCTGCAGGCGCTGGTTCGCCGCATGCCGGTTGGCGAGCGGATCGTCGAGGCGATTCTCGATCTGGTGCGCAGCGCCCGCCCCGGTGCCGATCTCGTTCCGGAAGCGGCTCGTGACATCGCCTGGGGGCCCGGTCCCCGCGCCGCGCAGTCGCTGATGCTGGCCGTTCGCGCCCGCGCGCTCATGACCGGTCGCTATGCGCCGTCGCTCGACGATGTCGCCGCTCTCGCGGTGCCGGTATTGAAGCATCGCATGGCGCTCACCTTCGAGGCGCGTGCCCGCCGCCGCGCCGTCGCCGAGGTCATCGGTCTCATCCTCGCAAAGGTGATCTGA
- a CDS encoding DUF58 domain-containing protein, with protein MVGQDALAPEGVAAARSLAAALPDLLIEARRVAATVAAGWHGRRRAGPGEDFWQFRPFLSGESMRGIDWRRSARDETLYVREREHENAHTVWLWVDLTSSMDFRSELANTSKGSLALTLALSIAELLARAGERVGIVGDAEPTTRRDGAEVIAMKLARLGSVDASRAPTAMRRRDDAVLISDFLGAPAKRDSLFADLATLESRVHLVEIADPVEETFPFAGRVDFVDPETGARLTAGRAEAWRETYLASRAEHRARLVAACRPGWSHTLARTDRPATETLIALCGQLSAPEGGGA; from the coding sequence ATGGTGGGGCAAGATGCCCTGGCGCCGGAAGGCGTCGCCGCTGCGCGCAGTCTTGCCGCCGCCTTGCCCGACCTCCTGATCGAGGCACGGCGCGTGGCAGCGACGGTCGCCGCCGGCTGGCACGGACGCCGACGGGCCGGACCGGGAGAAGACTTCTGGCAATTTCGTCCGTTTCTGTCCGGAGAATCCATGCGTGGCATCGACTGGCGACGGTCGGCCCGCGACGAGACGCTCTACGTGCGCGAGCGCGAACATGAAAACGCACATACCGTCTGGCTCTGGGTCGATCTCACCTCATCCATGGACTTCCGCTCGGAACTCGCCAACACCAGCAAGGGCAGCCTCGCGCTCACCCTCGCCCTGTCGATTGCCGAGCTGTTGGCGCGTGCCGGCGAACGCGTCGGCATCGTCGGCGACGCCGAGCCGACTACAAGGCGCGATGGCGCCGAAGTGATCGCCATGAAGCTCGCCCGGCTTGGTTCGGTCGACGCCAGCCGCGCGCCGACAGCCATGCGCCGCCGCGACGACGCCGTGCTCATCTCCGACTTTCTCGGAGCGCCGGCAAAGCGCGATTCGCTTTTTGCCGACCTTGCGACACTCGAAAGCCGCGTGCATCTGGTCGAGATCGCCGACCCGGTCGAGGAAACCTTTCCCTTTGCCGGGCGCGTCGATTTCGTCGACCCCGAAACCGGCGCCCGCCTGACGGCCGGCCGCGCCGAGGCCTGGCGCGAGACCTACCTCGCCAGCCGGGCCGAGCATCGCGCGCGTCTCGTCGCCGCCTGCCGACCCGGCTGGAGCCATACGCTTGCACGGACGGATCGACCGGCCACCGAGACGTTGATCGCCCTCTGCGGTCAGCTCTCGGCACCCGAAGGAGGGGGAGCATGA
- a CDS encoding DUF4159 domain-containing protein, protein MSGLSFAAPLALLGLFALPAIWWLLKATPPRPVTRLFPPLALIIRPKRDEETPVRTPWWLIALRLAIAGLIVLAVAGPVLQPAERTVRGQGPLWLVIDNGASAAPDWPERRATAAAILSEADDAGRPVLLVATADGPDGIGAQTTATEALRRINALVPRPTLPDRAPLLPALTRLAAATPPGEIVALPEPGDDGTAHDFLAGLARLSSSAPMTLAVSSRPTPVAIEAVEQDGTAVSVHLRRPEAGAPEDGKLRLLDRKGRLLDERAFALASGAARGDVRFELPLEIRNDIARAEVTGVNSALGVHLLDDRWRRRSVAIVTATGSDAARPLIAPEYFLEKALAPFAEVTVPSQGALADAFKAAIETRPTAILVADVGRLGTGEASLAHAFMEKGGVLVRFAGPRLAASDETEVPTPLRRGDRALGGSLSWSQPQSLGSFSDNGPYAGLAVPGDVTVNRQVLAEPGVDLADRTWASLSDGTPLVTAARVGAGWLVLFHVTADTRWSNLPISGVFVDMLRRTIALGAADGGTREMGGNTVLPPLSLLDGYGRASAPTADATGVRESNIATIRPSRATPPGLYGSDDGFRALNPMRPDMTYTSPDLADVAPGVRRIGLIAETAIDLSPFAFGLAFLLLLIDGLAVTALAGGFRRRRPTAAVAMIGLLILLMPRPVHAADDEHLLEALSTTRLAYVETGIADIDDTSRAGLSTLSRFIASHSSLEPGEPMAVDPEHDELSVFPLIYWPIDAAAAMPSAAAMGRIETFMKDGGTVLFDSRDDADFSTTSPNTMRLRDMLSTIDVPPLEPVPSDHVLTKSFYLLGAFVGRTEGSPLWVEAPDDVEDEGDQARPVRAADGVSPLLITGNDLAGAWAADDGGAFLHPLVPGSPRQREFAFRAGVNIVMYVLTGNYKADQVHVPALLERLGE, encoded by the coding sequence ATGAGCGGCCTTTCCTTCGCCGCACCGCTGGCCCTCCTCGGTCTCTTCGCCCTGCCGGCGATCTGGTGGCTCCTGAAGGCGACACCGCCGCGCCCGGTGACGCGCCTGTTCCCGCCGCTTGCTCTGATCATCCGTCCGAAGCGCGACGAGGAGACGCCGGTCCGTACGCCCTGGTGGCTGATCGCCCTGCGCCTTGCGATCGCCGGCCTGATCGTGCTGGCGGTCGCCGGCCCGGTCCTCCAGCCGGCCGAGCGGACCGTCCGCGGCCAGGGTCCGCTATGGCTCGTCATCGACAACGGCGCCAGCGCCGCGCCCGACTGGCCGGAGCGCCGCGCCACCGCAGCCGCCATTCTCTCGGAAGCCGATGACGCCGGACGGCCGGTGCTGCTGGTCGCCACGGCCGACGGGCCGGACGGCATCGGTGCGCAGACGACGGCAACCGAAGCGCTCCGGCGCATCAACGCCCTTGTGCCGCGCCCGACCCTGCCGGATCGGGCTCCGTTGCTGCCCGCCCTCACCCGCCTGGCCGCCGCGACGCCGCCGGGCGAGATCGTCGCCCTGCCCGAGCCGGGTGACGACGGCACGGCGCATGACTTCCTCGCCGGTCTCGCACGCCTTTCGAGCAGCGCACCGATGACGCTTGCCGTTTCCAGCCGCCCCACTCCCGTGGCCATTGAGGCGGTCGAGCAGGACGGTACCGCCGTCTCCGTTCATCTCAGGCGGCCGGAAGCCGGCGCACCGGAGGACGGAAAACTCCGCCTCCTCGATCGCAAGGGGCGGCTTCTCGACGAACGCGCATTTGCCTTGGCCAGCGGCGCTGCCAGAGGCGACGTCCGCTTCGAGCTGCCGCTCGAAATTCGCAACGACATCGCCCGCGCCGAAGTGACGGGCGTCAACTCGGCGCTCGGTGTTCATCTCCTTGACGATCGTTGGCGCCGCCGGTCGGTCGCCATCGTCACCGCGACCGGCAGCGACGCGGCTCGACCGCTGATCGCGCCCGAATACTTCCTTGAAAAAGCGCTCGCACCGTTTGCCGAAGTGACCGTTCCCAGCCAGGGCGCGCTCGCGGACGCTTTCAAGGCGGCGATCGAAACGCGGCCGACCGCCATTCTGGTCGCCGACGTCGGTCGTCTCGGTACGGGTGAGGCTTCGCTCGCCCACGCTTTCATGGAAAAAGGCGGCGTGCTCGTTCGCTTCGCCGGGCCGCGACTGGCCGCATCAGACGAGACCGAAGTGCCGACTCCGCTTCGTCGTGGCGACCGGGCCCTCGGCGGCTCCCTGTCGTGGAGCCAACCCCAGTCGCTGGGCAGCTTCTCCGACAACGGACCCTATGCGGGCCTCGCGGTGCCCGGCGACGTGACGGTGAACCGACAGGTGCTCGCCGAACCCGGCGTCGACCTCGCAGACAGGACCTGGGCCAGTCTTTCCGACGGCACGCCGCTGGTCACCGCCGCGCGCGTCGGGGCTGGCTGGCTGGTTCTGTTCCACGTCACCGCCGACACGCGCTGGTCCAACCTGCCGATATCCGGCGTGTTCGTGGACATGCTGCGCCGAACCATAGCCCTCGGCGCGGCCGATGGCGGCACGCGCGAGATGGGCGGCAACACCGTGCTGCCTCCGCTCTCCCTTCTCGACGGCTATGGCCGGGCCTCGGCGCCGACGGCCGATGCCACCGGCGTCCGCGAATCGAACATCGCGACCATCCGCCCCTCGCGTGCGACGCCACCGGGCCTCTACGGGAGCGACGACGGCTTCCGAGCCCTCAATCCTATGAGGCCGGACATGACCTACACGTCGCCCGACCTTGCCGACGTGGCGCCGGGCGTACGCCGGATCGGTCTCATCGCCGAAACGGCGATCGACCTGTCGCCGTTCGCTTTCGGCCTCGCCTTCCTGCTCCTTCTGATCGACGGGCTCGCGGTCACCGCGCTCGCCGGGGGATTCAGGCGACGCAGACCGACGGCGGCCGTCGCGATGATCGGGCTCCTGATTCTCCTGATGCCGCGCCCCGTCCATGCCGCCGACGACGAGCACCTTCTGGAAGCGCTGTCCACCACCCGGCTGGCCTACGTCGAGACCGGCATAGCCGATATCGACGATACCAGCCGCGCAGGCCTGTCCACGCTTTCCCGCTTCATCGCCTCCCATTCCTCGCTGGAGCCGGGCGAGCCGATGGCCGTCGATCCGGAACACGACGAACTGTCGGTCTTTCCGCTGATCTACTGGCCCATCGACGCGGCGGCGGCGATGCCTTCGGCCGCCGCCATGGGCCGCATCGAAACCTTCATGAAAGACGGTGGTACCGTGCTGTTCGACAGCCGCGACGATGCCGACTTCTCCACCACCTCGCCCAACACCATGCGGCTGCGCGACATGCTGTCGACAATCGACGTGCCTCCTCTCGAGCCGGTCCCCTCCGACCACGTGCTCACCAAGTCCTTTTACCTGCTTGGCGCCTTCGTCGGCCGAACCGAAGGCTCCCCCCTGTGGGTCGAGGCGCCCGATGACGTCGAGGACGAGGGCGACCAGGCGCGTCCGGTACGAGCTGCCGACGGCGTCTCGCCGCTGCTGATCACCGGCAATGACCTTGCCGGCGCCTGGGCGGCCGACGACGGTGGCGCTTTCCTGCACCCCCTGGTACCGGGCTCCCCGCGCCAGCGCGAGTTCGCCTTTCGCGCCGGCGTCAACATCGTCATGTATGTCCTGACCGGCAACTACAAGGCGGACCAGGTGCACGTACCGGCCCTCCTCGAACGGCTGGGGGAATGA
- a CDS encoding GNAT family N-acetyltransferase → MAPHPAFPRFDMTAIDLSLVRSIDTFALEDVVFRPEAADDAAAIDAIHDVTFGPGRYSRTAFRLREGHAPDGPTSLVAVYRGNVIGSVRLTAIVVGETPALLLGPLAVLPALKSLGVGKALMRLSMEAARQRHHRLVVLVGDLPYYWPFGFRVVPAGRLELPGPVDPGRLLWAELTPGASDSVAGPVRATGPSV, encoded by the coding sequence ATGGCGCCGCACCCCGCTTTTCCACGGTTCGACATGACCGCCATCGATCTCTCGCTTGTCCGCTCCATCGATACCTTCGCGCTCGAGGACGTCGTCTTTCGTCCCGAAGCGGCCGATGATGCCGCCGCCATCGACGCCATCCACGACGTGACCTTCGGCCCCGGCCGCTACAGCCGCACGGCGTTCCGTCTGCGTGAGGGCCATGCTCCCGACGGTCCGACGAGCCTTGTTGCCGTCTACCGGGGGAACGTCATCGGTTCGGTGCGGCTGACCGCGATCGTGGTGGGCGAAACGCCTGCGCTGTTGCTTGGTCCGCTCGCCGTGTTGCCGGCGCTCAAGAGCCTCGGCGTCGGCAAGGCGCTGATGCGGCTTTCCATGGAGGCGGCACGGCAGCGGCACCACAGGCTGGTCGTGCTGGTTGGCGATCTTCCCTATTACTGGCCGTTCGGTTTTCGCGTCGTGCCGGCGGGTCGACTGGAACTGCCGGGACCGGTCGATCCGGGCCGCTTGCTCTGGGCCGAATTGACGCCGGGCGCTTCCGACAGCGTCGCCGGCCCGGTCAGGGCAACCGGCCCGTCCGTCTGA
- the cydC gene encoding thiol reductant ABC exporter subunit CydC, with protein MRDLFRLLGLYRRLVGWILLSMLVSLVATLANVGLMAVSGWFITAMAAAGLAGVTMNYFTPAAIIRGLAILRTGGRYIDRVTGHEATLRLLADTRTHLFAKMVPLAPAALDDLRSGDLLARLKADIDRLELTFLRLLSPLAVALLTLAAVGLVLFLQDGPLSAGVIAVLAGCGLLAPAFAAVAASGPGRALTAQSADLRRLVVDDLSGLLPLMVTGAFAEHRDRLVQAMGSLIEVERRLARRAAFGQALGRLSGDLALIVALAIGVPLVAAGRMAGPDLAMAALLSLSAAEAFMGLPAAFLGVASTLASARRLFAILDRKPPVIERTDPRPMPQGRDINFDGVTLRYPGAVRPALDDVTLDIPGGCHVALVGESGAGKSSVVALLARLRDPGAGEIRLGGTPLKDLTLADVRKTIGVVPQKPHLFTTTLEDNLRLGRPSATADELATVLDVAGLADFVARLPEGLATPVGVAGATLSGGEARRVAIARVLLLDPDILVLDEPGEGLDPETEAAVLDRVLDRMAGRTVIMITHARAALHRMDRVVQLDGGRIVSNPASSAV; from the coding sequence GTGAGAGATCTGTTCCGTCTCCTCGGCCTCTATCGACGGCTTGTCGGATGGATCCTGCTGTCGATGTTGGTGTCGCTCGTGGCGACGCTCGCCAATGTCGGATTGATGGCGGTGTCCGGATGGTTCATCACCGCCATGGCGGCGGCTGGTCTTGCCGGCGTCACCATGAACTATTTCACCCCGGCGGCGATCATCCGGGGACTGGCCATCCTGCGGACCGGCGGCCGCTACATCGACCGGGTGACCGGCCATGAAGCGACCTTGCGCCTTCTCGCCGACACGCGCACCCATCTGTTCGCCAAGATGGTGCCGCTCGCTCCGGCCGCTCTCGACGATCTCCGCTCGGGCGACCTGCTCGCTCGCCTCAAGGCCGATATCGACCGTCTCGAGCTGACGTTCCTGCGACTCCTGTCGCCGTTGGCCGTCGCTTTGCTGACGCTCGCCGCCGTGGGGCTGGTGCTGTTTCTGCAAGATGGGCCGCTATCGGCCGGCGTCATCGCGGTTCTCGCCGGGTGCGGCCTTCTGGCCCCGGCGTTCGCCGCCGTGGCCGCGTCAGGCCCGGGCCGGGCGCTGACGGCACAGTCGGCCGATCTCCGCCGGCTGGTGGTCGACGATCTCTCCGGCCTGCTGCCGCTCATGGTCACTGGCGCCTTCGCCGAGCATCGCGACCGGCTTGTCCAGGCGATGGGCTCGCTCATCGAGGTCGAGCGCCGGCTGGCTCGCAGAGCCGCCTTCGGGCAAGCACTTGGACGGCTCTCCGGCGATCTGGCCCTGATCGTGGCGCTTGCCATAGGCGTGCCGCTCGTGGCCGCGGGCCGCATGGCCGGCCCGGATCTGGCGATGGCGGCACTCCTGTCGCTGTCGGCGGCTGAGGCGTTTATGGGGTTGCCGGCGGCCTTTCTCGGCGTCGCATCGACCCTCGCCTCGGCGCGCCGGCTGTTCGCAATCCTCGATCGCAAGCCGCCGGTCATCGAGCGCACCGATCCCAGGCCGATGCCCCAAGGGCGCGACATCAACTTCGATGGCGTGACGCTACGCTATCCGGGGGCTGTCCGGCCGGCGCTCGATGATGTGACACTCGACATTCCCGGCGGCTGTCACGTGGCGCTTGTCGGCGAAAGTGGCGCCGGCAAGTCGTCGGTGGTCGCCCTGCTCGCCAGGTTGCGCGATCCCGGCGCGGGCGAGATCCGACTCGGCGGCACGCCGCTCAAAGACCTCACGCTTGCAGACGTCCGCAAGACGATCGGCGTGGTGCCGCAGAAGCCGCATCTCTTCACCACGACGCTCGAAGACAATCTCCGCCTCGGCCGTCCGTCGGCCACAGCCGACGAGCTCGCCACCGTTCTCGATGTGGCCGGGCTCGCCGATTTTGTCGCCCGGTTGCCCGAGGGGCTCGCGACGCCGGTCGGAGTCGCGGGGGCGACGTTGTCGGGTGGCGAGGCGCGTCGCGTGGCCATTGCCCGCGTTCTGCTGCTCGATCCGGACATACTCGTTCTCGACGAGCCGGGCGAGGGTCTTGATCCCGAGACGGAAGCCGCCGTTCTCGATCGTGTGCTCGACCGGATGGCCGGCCGGACGGTCATCATGATCACCCATGCCCGCGCCGCGCTTCACCGTATGGACCGCGTCGTGCAACTCGACGGTGGCCGGATCGTCTCGAATCCCGCATCTTCTGCGGTCTGA
- the cydD gene encoding thiol reductant ABC exporter subunit CydD: MSKPETLLEDLSASVRKETALLLAAAVAEGLLGVAAAFITARVIDAAVFRGADLAAVLPALAQLLGIALVKAALGYAGAQIGFAVSARARKSLFARLLDHVAALGPVRLSGTATGDLATTLTDAVSGIEPYWRQWLPATATVAVLPVAILLAVLPVDWRSAVTFAVTLPLLPLFMVLAGRSAERANQRQWASMARLGGHLLDAVAGLADLVLLGAAKREVALVARTADGYRRETMKVLRLAFLSALVLEFFATVSIAVTAVLIGFRLLWGEVAFVDGLTVLLLAPLFYAPLRTLGTERHARMEAVAAAERLADFLARPVPERSVGEPFAARGAVSVRFDNVSASYGGERLALDGVSFEIRPGEQVAIVGESGAGKSTILSLIAGFLEPVAGTILIGDRPLASLDLADVRRRIAFLPQRAFLFDASIAENVAMGRPGDVAAALRAARADEFVGRLPHGADSRLGEDGAGLSGGEAQRLMLARAFFAPAPLVLMDEPTAHLDAATEAAVGEAIAALSAGRTRLTIAHRLKTVEAADRVLVLSGGRLVEEGRPDELKARGGAFAAMLATLDVGGAA, translated from the coding sequence ATGAGCAAACCCGAGACCCTTCTCGAAGACCTTTCGGCCAGCGTGCGAAAGGAAACGGCGCTTCTGCTTGCCGCTGCCGTTGCCGAAGGGCTGCTGGGGGTGGCCGCCGCCTTCATCACCGCCCGCGTCATAGATGCGGCGGTCTTTCGCGGCGCCGATCTTGCCGCCGTCCTGCCCGCGCTCGCTCAGCTTCTCGGCATCGCCCTTGTCAAGGCGGCCCTCGGCTATGCCGGCGCGCAGATCGGCTTCGCGGTGTCGGCACGGGCGCGAAAGAGCTTGTTCGCTAGGTTGCTCGATCATGTTGCGGCGCTGGGGCCGGTACGTCTCTCCGGCACCGCCACCGGCGACTTGGCAACCACGCTGACCGACGCCGTTTCCGGAATCGAGCCCTATTGGCGCCAATGGCTGCCGGCAACCGCCACGGTCGCCGTGTTGCCCGTCGCAATTCTTCTCGCCGTATTGCCGGTCGACTGGCGGTCGGCAGTGACCTTCGCGGTGACGTTGCCGCTGTTGCCCTTGTTCATGGTGCTGGCCGGACGGTCGGCCGAACGGGCCAACCAGCGGCAATGGGCGTCGATGGCGCGGCTCGGCGGCCATCTTCTCGACGCCGTTGCCGGTCTCGCCGATCTCGTGCTGCTCGGCGCGGCCAAGCGCGAGGTGGCTCTCGTCGCCCGGACGGCCGACGGCTATCGCCGCGAGACCATGAAGGTGCTGCGCCTCGCTTTCCTGTCGGCGCTGGTTCTCGAGTTCTTCGCCACAGTTTCCATCGCGGTGACGGCGGTGCTGATCGGGTTCCGCCTCCTGTGGGGCGAAGTCGCCTTTGTCGACGGTCTCACCGTGTTGTTGCTCGCGCCGCTGTTCTACGCGCCGCTCCGCACACTGGGCACCGAGCGGCATGCGCGCATGGAAGCGGTGGCCGCCGCCGAGCGGCTTGCCGATTTTCTGGCGCGGCCGGTGCCCGAGCGATCCGTCGGCGAACCGTTTGCCGCCAGAGGCGCGGTGTCCGTGCGCTTTGACAATGTCTCGGCCAGCTACGGCGGCGAACGTCTCGCCCTCGACGGCGTCAGTTTCGAGATCCGGCCCGGCGAGCAGGTAGCGATTGTCGGCGAGAGCGGCGCCGGCAAGTCGACGATCCTGTCGTTGATCGCCGGATTTCTGGAGCCCGTGGCGGGAACCATCCTCATCGGTGACCGTCCGCTTGCCTCGCTCGATCTTGCCGACGTCAGGCGCCGTATCGCCTTCCTGCCGCAGCGCGCCTTCCTGTTCGACGCATCCATCGCCGAAAACGTCGCCATGGGCCGGCCCGGCGATGTCGCGGCGGCGCTGAGGGCCGCACGTGCCGACGAGTTCGTGGGCCGCCTTCCCCATGGCGCGGACAGCCGGCTCGGCGAAGATGGCGCCGGTCTTTCGGGAGGGGAAGCACAACGGCTGATGCTCGCCCGCGCCTTCTTCGCCCCGGCTCCTCTGGTCCTGATGGACGAGCCGACCGCCCATCTCGACGCCGCCACCGAGGCGGCGGTGGGCGAAGCGATCGCCGCGCTGTCCGCCGGTCGGACACGCCTCACCATCGCCCATCGCCTCAAGACCGTGGAAGCCGCCGATCGGGTGCTGGTTCTCTCCGGCGGGCGGCTTGTCGAGGAGGGAAGGCCGGATGAGCTCAAGGCGCGCGGCGGCGCCTTTGCCGCCATGCTGGCGACCTTGGATGTTGGAGGCGCGGCGTGA
- the cydX gene encoding cytochrome bd-I oxidase subunit CydX, with product MWYFAWILGVTAAAAIGVINVMWFEFQDGLDIDASK from the coding sequence ATGTGGTATTTTGCCTGGATCCTCGGTGTCACGGCGGCGGCCGCGATCGGCGTGATCAACGTCATGTGGTTCGAATTCCAGGACGGTCTCGACATCGACGCGTCCAAATGA